In the Phaeobacter gallaeciensis genome, one interval contains:
- the rpmF gene encoding 50S ribosomal protein L32 — translation MAVQQNKVSKSRRNNRRAHDALVAANPNECSSCGELKRPHHVCPSCGHYDDKEIVAANDEIDMDEDAA, via the coding sequence ATGGCCGTCCAACAGAACAAAGTATCCAAATCGCGCCGCAACAACCGTCGCGCGCACGATGCCCTGGTTGCTGCAAACCCGAACGAATGCTCCAGCTGCGGCGAACTGAAGCGTCCGCACCACGTGTGCCCGTCCTGCGGCCACTACGACGATAAAGAAATCGTTGCAGCGAACGACGAAATCGACATGGATGAGGACGCGGCGTAA